From Dysgonomonadaceae bacterium PH5-43, one genomic window encodes:
- a CDS encoding hypothetical protein (product_source=Hypo-rule applied; cath_funfam=2.10.70.10; cleavage_site_network=SignalP-TM; smart=SM00458; superfamily=50370; transmembrane_helix_parts=Inside_1_4,TMhelix_5_24,Outside_25_407): MKSRIIYFIIALIVSFSNVYAQLPEISTADNPIWYYIQVIGESDRAELVFTAESGKVCGRSMIVSTDESKIKTQLWRFEKENNNYVIINMSTGTKVSLDYNTSKSIRYAALSETPTTTWDFPSNGKGYNIKAVTNISTGSTSNIYAHQANDWDGRGYVIMFESSTYQSNNNSRFNFIKYEKLDIEYSTDDNEVWYFIKSAYPEYADKCITDVVDASLANIKFSLTDKENENYNQQWKLVKKSSSSSEKRVHIINRATQNIIQTKSKEEGFYKYTQSTTNKAENNGWVMTYLGEKQFEISGTETDNVTRRLSASNAENKQPEFYDEASVLNTSFAWFIEAVDKGNSIISPDLDENIKVYSQNGYIIVVGTEDYSIYTIQGNELQKNKQLPFGIYLVKIGKGTIKILIK, translated from the coding sequence ATGAAAAGTAGAATTATATATTTTATTATAGCGTTAATAGTAAGTTTTTCTAACGTTTATGCTCAATTACCAGAGATAAGCACTGCCGATAACCCTATATGGTATTATATACAAGTAATAGGGGAAAGCGATAGAGCTGAATTAGTGTTTACAGCCGAAAGCGGCAAAGTATGTGGTAGAAGTATGATTGTCTCTACCGATGAATCTAAAATAAAAACTCAATTGTGGCGTTTTGAAAAAGAAAATAACAACTATGTTATTATAAATATGTCAACAGGCACTAAGGTTAGTCTTGATTACAATACGAGTAAAAGTATAAGATATGCAGCACTAAGTGAAACGCCTACTACAACATGGGATTTTCCTTCTAATGGAAAAGGATACAATATTAAAGCAGTGACAAATATTTCGACAGGTAGCACGTCTAATATTTATGCTCATCAGGCTAATGATTGGGACGGTAGAGGATATGTTATTATGTTTGAGAGTTCGACTTATCAAAGCAACAACAATTCCAGATTTAATTTTATTAAGTACGAAAAATTAGATATAGAATACAGTACCGACGATAACGAAGTGTGGTATTTTATTAAAAGTGCATATCCAGAATATGCCGACAAATGTATTACAGATGTTGTTGATGCAAGCTTAGCAAATATAAAGTTTTCTTTAACCGATAAAGAAAATGAAAATTATAATCAACAATGGAAGTTAGTAAAGAAGAGCTCTTCATCAAGTGAAAAAAGGGTACATATTATAAACAGAGCCACTCAAAATATTATTCAAACTAAGTCGAAAGAAGAAGGGTTTTACAAATATACTCAATCAACAACTAATAAAGCTGAAAATAATGGTTGGGTAATGACTTACTTAGGTGAAAAACAATTTGAAATTTCGGGAACAGAAACAGATAATGTAACAAGACGTTTGTCTGCATCAAACGCAGAAAATAAACAACCTGAATTTTACGATGAAGCAAGTGTTTTGAATACAAGTTTTGCTTGGTTTATAGAAGCGGTAGATAAAGGAAACTCGATTATATCTCCAGATTTAGATGAAAATATTAAGGTTTATTCTCAGAATGGTTATATAATTGTAGTAGGAACAGAAGATTATAGCATTTATACTATACAGGGGAATGAATTACAAAAAAACAAACAACTTCCTTTTGGTATTTATCTTGTAAAGATAGGAAAGGGAACTATTAAAATTCTGATTAAATAA